One stretch of Juglans microcarpa x Juglans regia isolate MS1-56 chromosome 3D, Jm3101_v1.0, whole genome shotgun sequence DNA includes these proteins:
- the LOC121255153 gene encoding putative multidrug resistance protein, whose amino-acid sequence MGSIGHLFRYSDGLDKLLLIFGTLGSIGDGLMTPLTMLVLSGLINEYGGISGISFSNDIVNKYSLRLLYVAIGVGISAFVEGLCWTRTAERQTYCMRVEYLRAVLRHEVGFYDNNAAYSTTFQVVSTISSDAHIIQDTIAEKIPNGLAHLTSFISCLIIAFVLSRRLALAALPFSLLFVVPGVGFGKKMKGLGSKARDAYGIAGGIAEQAISSIRTVYSYVGEHQTLDRFSCALQKSMELGIKQGLTKGMMIGSMGMIYAVWAFQAWVGSVLVTERGEKGGLVFISGVCVMLAGVSIMNALPNLSSILEATIAATRFLEMIDRIPIIDSEAEKGKILSNVTGEIEFKEIDFSYPSRPDTPVLRGFNLRVEAGKTVGLVGGSGSGKSTIISLLERFYDPVNGDILLDKYKIKRLQVKWLRSLMGLVNQQPILFATSIKENILFGKEEAPMDLVIHAAKAANAHDFIIKLPQGYETQVGQFGVQLSGGQKQRIAIARALIRDPRILLLDEATSALDSQSERIVQEALDKASEGRTTIIIAHRLSTILRADLIVVLESGSVVESGSHDELIHMNNGEGGVYSKMVQLQHSAMQNEAFDSLYHQREDTNLGRMISAMAPQTPVSVRSSRQSSPAYPFSSVFSIDLTHSLEMHPYDHDNDGTTKTHAYPPVSQWRLLQMNAPEWKQALLGCLGAAGFGTIQPIHAYCLGTIVSVYFKDNNSSIRSETRFYSCIFLSLAVLSFIANLLQHYNFGIMGECLTRRVRENLLENLLTFEIGWFDQDDNTSAAICARLATEANMIRSLIVERMSLLVQVFFSASVAFVIGLVVTWRVAIVMIAMQPLLIASFYSRSVLMKRLSEKAKKAQSKGSQLASEAIINHKTITAFSSQKRILCLFGAAMDGPRRESVKQSWFSGFGMFSSQFLTTAAISLTFWYGGRLVNQKSVTPKHLFQAFFILISTGKNIADAGSMTSDIAKGSNAIRSVFAIIDRRSEIEPKSSTGISVKKYIKGHIELKKVYFSYPSRPNQIIFKGLSLKIEAGKAMALVGQSGSGKSTIIGLIERFYDPLRGSIFIDECDIKSYNLRKLRSHIALVSQEPILFAGTICENIVYGKEDASESEVRKAAILANAHEFISSMKDGYDTYCGERGAQLSGGQKQRLALARAILKDPTILLLDEATSALDSVSENLVQEALEKMMVGRTCVIVAHQLSTIQKANNIAVIRDGKVVELGSHSDLLAVGRGGAYYSLIQQQNSHSTYM is encoded by the exons ATGGGGAGCATAGGTCATCTTTTCAGGTACAGTGATGGTCTGGACAAGTTGCTCTTGATTTTTGGTACTTTGGGCAGCATTGGTGATGGGCTGATGACTCCACTCACGATGCTTGTTCTCAGCGGCTTGATCAATGAGTATGGAGGAATTTCTGGGATTTCTTTCTCCAATGACATTGTTAACAAG TACTCACTCAGGCTGCTTTATGTTGCCATTGGAGTTGGGATATCGGCTTTTGTTG AGGGACTATGCTGGACAAGAACTGCAGAGAGACAAACATATTGCATGAGAGTAGAATACTTAAGGGCAGTCCTCAGGCATGAAGTTGGTTTCTATGACAACAATGCCGCTTATTCCACCACCTTCCAAGTCGTTTCTACCATCTCTTCTGATGCCCATATAATCCAAGACACTATAGCTGAGAAG ATACCCAACGGCCTGGCTCACCTTACATCATTCATCTCTTGCCTAATAATTGCATTTGTGCTTTCTCGGCGACTTGCATTGGCCGCTCTTCCATTCTCGCTCCTGTTTGTCGTTCCAGGAGTTgggtttggaaagaaaatgaagggcCTCGGATCAAAGGCAAGGGATGCTTATGGAATTGCAGGTGGGATTGCAGAACAAGCAATATCATCAATCCGCACTGTCTATTCATATGTGGGGGAGCATCAAACACTGGATAGATTCAGCTGTGCACTCCAGAAAAGTATGGAGCTTGGCATAAAGCAAGGCCTCACAAAGGGAATGATGATAGGGAGCATGGGGATGATTTATGCAGTTTGGGCTTTCCAGGCTTGGGTCGGTAGTGTTCTAGTCActgaaagaggagaaaaaggagGACTTGTTTTCATTTCTGGAGTTTGTGTCATGTTGGCAGGAGT GTCCATTATGAATGCCCTCCCAAATCTCTCCTCCATCTTGGAGGCAACAATTGCTGCCACCAGGTTTCTGGAGATGATTGATCGGATTCCAATTATAGACTCCGAAGCTGAAAAAGGTAAAATTCTGTCAAATGTCACAGGAGAAATCGAATTTAAAGAGATTGACTTTAGCTACCCATCAAGACCTGATACTCCAGTACTTCGAGGATTCAATCTTAGAGTGGAAGCTGGAAAGACAGTAGGTCTAGTGGGAGGTAGTGGTTCTGGAAAGTCTACAATAATTTCTTTACTTGAGAGGTTTTATGACCCTGTCAATGGAGACATTCTTCTTGATAAGTACAAAATAAAGAGACTACAGGTTAAGTGGCTAAGGTCCTTGATGGGACTAGTTAACCAACAGCCAATTCTCTTTGCAACATCCATAAAAGAGAACATTCTGTTTGGCAAGGAAGAAGCTCCAATGGATCTAGTTATCCATGCAGCTAAGGCTGCAAATGCACATGACTTCATCATCAAACTTCCTCAAGGATATGAAACTCAA GTAGGGCAATTTGGAGTTCAATTGTCTGGGGGGCAAAAGCAGAGGATTGCTATAGCAAGAGCTTTAATCAGAGATCCAAGAATCCTTTTGCTTGATGAAGCCACTAGTGCTTTGGACTCACAGTCGGAAAGAATAGTACAGGAAGCCTTGGACAAGGCATCAGAAGGAAGGACAACAATTATCATTGCCCACCGCCTCTCCACAATCCTCAGGGCTGATTTGATAGTGGTTCTTGAATCAGGAAGTGTGGTCGAATCTGGGTCTCATGATGAGCTAATCCACATGAATAATGGAGAAGGTGGGGTCTATAGCAAAATGGTTCAGTTGCAGCATTCAGCAATGCAAAATGAAGCCTTCGATAGTTTATACCATCAAAGAGAGGATACAAATCTTGGCAGAATGATTAGTGCCATGGCTCCACAGACACCTGTAAGTGTGAGATCAAGTAGGCAAAGTAGCCCAGCCTACCCATTCAGCTCAGTTTTCTCCATTGATCTTACACACTCATTAGAAATGCATCCTTACGATCACGATAATGATGGAACAACCAAAACCCATGCCTATCCTCCAGTTTCCCAATGGCGGTTACTACAGATGAATGCACCTGAGTGGAAGCAAGCTTTACTTGGATGTTTAGGGGCTGCTGGCTTCGGAACTATTCAACCAATTCATGCTTACTGCTTGGGAACAATTGTTTCAGTTTACTTCAAAGACAACAATTCTTCCATAAGATCAGAAACCAGATTTTACAGCTGCATCTTCCTAAGCCTAGCAGTTCTTAGCTTCATTGCCAATCTCTTACAACACTACAATTTTGGAATTATGGGAGAGTGTTTAACAAGAAGGGTGAGAGAAAATTTGCTTGAAAATTTGCTAACCTTTGAGATAGGATGGTTTGATCAAGATGATAATACAAGTGCAGCCATCTGTGCACGGTTAGCCACAGAAGCTAACATGATACGCTCACTAATTGTGGAGCGTATGTCATTGCTGGTTCAGGTTTTCTTTAGTGCCTCCGTTGCTTTTGTCATTGGATTAGTAGTCACTTGGAGGGTAGCCATTGTAATGATTGCCATGCAGCCTTTGCTCATTGCAAGCTTCTATTCAAGGAGTGTTCTGATGAAAAGGTTGTCTGAAAAGGCTAAGAAAGCACAAAGTAAGGGTAGTCAACTAGCAAGTGAAGCTATCATCAACCACAAAACCATCACAGCATTTTCCTCACAGAAAAGAATACTCTGTCTATTTGGAGCAGCAATGGATGGCCCTAGGAGGGAGAGTGTCAAACAGTCGTGGTTTTCAGGTTTTGGAATGTTTAGCTCTCAATTTTTGACTACAGCTGCCATATCTTTAACTTTCTGGTACGGAGGGAGGTTGGTCAATCAGAAATCGGTCACCCCAAAACACCTATTTCAAGCTTTCTTCATCTTGATTAGCACTGGTAAGAACATTGCAGATGCAGGAAGTATGACTTCTGATATAGCCAAAGGTAGCAATGCCATTAGATCAGTTTTTGCAATCATAGACAGAAGAAGTGAGATTGAACCTAAAAGCTCCACTGGTATTAGTGTTAAAAAGTATATCAAGGGTCATATAGAACTTAAGAAGGTGTATTTCTCTTATCCAAGTAGGCCTAACCAAATAATTTTCAAGGGCCTAAGTCTCAAGATTGAAGCCGGGAAAGCCATGGCACTGGTAGGACAGAGTGGTTCAGGCAAATCCACTATCATTGGGTTGATTGAAAGATTTTATGACCCCTTAAGGGGATCTATATTTATAGACGAATGTGACATCAAGAGCTACAATTTAAGGAAGTTAAGGTCACATATTGCATTAGTGAGTCAAGAGCCCATTCTCTTTGCTGGAACTATTTGTGAGAACATCGTCTATGGTAAAGAGGATGCTTCAGAATCTGAAGTAAGGAAGGCAGCAATACTTGCAAATGCTCATGAATTTATAAG TTCTATGAAAGATGGCTATGATACTTACTGTGGAGAAAGAGGAGCCCAACTATCTGGAGGCCAAAAGCAGAGGCTAGCACTAGCTAGAGCTATACTTAAGGACCCAACAATACTTCTCTTGGACGAGGCAACCAGTGCCCTTGATAGTGTGTCAGAAAATCTAGTCCAAGAGGCACTGGAGAAGATGATGGTAGGCAGAACATGCGTAATCGTAGCTCATCAACTATCCACAATACAGAAGGCAAACAACATAGCTGTGATAAGGGATGGTAAGGTTGTGGAACTCGGATCACACTCAGATCTACTCGCTGTTGGACGTGGCGGCGCATATTATTCTCTAATTCAGCAGCAAAATAGTCACTCTACATATATGTGA